Within Sorghum bicolor cultivar BTx623 chromosome 2, Sorghum_bicolor_NCBIv3, whole genome shotgun sequence, the genomic segment CAAACGCCTAATTCAATCCTATTTGCCAATACTAATGTAATTAAAGTGAATTATCAACTCAACACGGTATAGTGAGACAGCGAAATTCTAAGGCAATATGTATGCATGTTCTGCTAATCTGGTGTCTATCCACCGGACAGGATAAAAGGTAACCtaggtgaggaagcaagaatGCACGCACTTGCTAACAACATTAGGGCACTAAGAATCGACAACACATCATTGATATGATTATTCACTGCATTTCATGTTACAGTCACATACAGATATTCAGAGGATGATATCCATTCCAATTTGAGGGGCTAAGAAGTACCTTGCCAACAGTGCAGAAAATTGTTGAGGTCCCAGCTTTTCCCCGAGTGAAGAAGTCGACACGCTCGTTATCCATCGAGATAATGACAACTAGGGCAGGAGATGGAAATGGTTCAAGGTACAGAACTAGAATCCTCCATGCGCAACAGTAACAGGGTAGCCTTATAAATCACCAGGTAAAATTTATGTACCAGTGTCCCTGTCCTCCCTGTCCCCGACGCTGATGAGCTTCTTGCAGATACGCATAAACTTGGCAGAGGGCATGCGGACTATGGCCTGGTAGGATTCCGGGGATTCCGGGATTTCGAGGGGCACGCCGTTGATGCCCACGTAATCGAAATCGAAATCGAAATCGAAATCGAAATCAAAATACGAAATCTCACCAACCTCTGTTCATTTCCACAAACCCAAAATCAGCGCACAGGGTCAGGGCAAAGAGCAGCTAGCGCAAAAGACGTGTGGGTCCCGCACTTACTGGGCGACTCGAACATGAAGATAACGCTATCGGGCCAGCCATCCTCGGTTTTGATGGTGAGGATGTCGTCGTTGTTGGCGCAGCGGAAAACCTTGGCCATGTCGGCGAGGTTCAGGCCCATGGAGAGGTCGCTGTCGCAGCGGTAGTGATTGAAGGCATCGGCGCGGAGGAGGAGCGCGACGAGCGCGACGCGGCTGGTGTCCATGGCCTGGAGCTCCAAGCCCGTGCCCGAGAATTCGAAGTTGGCCTCACTGAACAGGTCGCTGACGCTGAGCGCCTCCAGGACATTCTTGAGGAGGGTCGCCTGCACCAACCGCAACTCCAACATGCTGGCGGGGACGGCCTGGCGGCGGCGTAGGGGAAGATGGGGAAACTCTAGCTATAGGATCTGGGCGGGTGCGAGGAGAGGTTTGGGATGGGAGAGCGGCGGAGGGGGATGAAGGAAGGGGAAAGGGACggcccagcggcggcggcgtaggGGAAGAGGAAGGGTTTATGCATGGTTATAGTTGCTACCTGCTCCTCCATGCATCCTGCCCTTCTGTTAACatcgttagaggcatgggtcaGGCTACTCAGGCAGCGAGAAAAGACCATCATGCCCTTCTGTGAACACGTGAAGACtggccgtcacatcaaatctttaaacccatgcataaagtattaaatatggacgaaaataaaaaactaattgcacagtttagtcagaattgacgagacaaatcttttaagtctagttagtacatgattgaataatatttgtgaaatacaaacgaaaacgaAAGTAGTATTATtcctattttacaaatttttttggaactaaacaaggcctgaggagTCTCAGTCTGGCCTGCTCATGGTTGCTCTCGCCTAGGGGCCTATGCATTGCATTACAGGGCCTCGCATTTCAATGcaactaagagcaactccagtagGGCTAAAACTGTACTAATCAATAGCCACAATGTTTGTGCTTGCAGGAGAGACGAGATGTCACAACTAGAGATAAAAACGGATCGTATACGAATATCACTCTGTCCGGATTCGAATTCGAATATAGATAGTATCAGTAGTGAATCCAGCTCAAGAAATGACCTAGGGCGGACTTATACTATAAAATTTTGGCAAATCAATGACAATATAAGCTAACAAATTCCATAAGTTGCTTTGGCAATATAATAATTTGACCAATATTAAAGTTTTCAGCatatattttccacatcaaaattAGAGAATTTTGTTCCTTAAATTAAAAGAAGCCATGCATACTAATACTAGTTCTAAACCGACTTCACCAAATCATTCAATGATTCATCCTTAATCAAATTTTAAACAATTAACTATGTGAAAatggtaaataaaaaataaagatacCTGCAGCCCGATGTAGGTTCTTAGGTTCCGCAAGTTTGTGAATTAGCGAGAGAGACGACTAGAAAGTCAGAAGTCGAGAATAGCGAGAAACGTGAGAAAAGTCGATCGTATTCTATTACGCTTTGTGGGCTGTGGTTTTCTACATGGGCTGAACCACATATGGTCCAAGACATCTAAGTTGTCTTCAGCCTCCGTCGGATACTCCCGAagcctctttttattttgtactAATGTCTAAAATTTTTATAGTGTCAGATCAGCCCCAAAAGGACCTAGGACGGCCGCCCTGGCTCGCATTAGTGGTGGATCCGCCtatggatagtatgaacattgtCTGATAGGATACGATTATATGTCGATATTATAAATATGTGATTTGAGTATTCAGATACAGATACAAACATATATAAACCCCTTTAAATggattcggtctcgaatacggtcaaaaatatccgtaccatttTCTACACCCACATGCTAAAATCGATGGTACCTACACATCACAGAGAAGGCGGTAACCTCACTACCTAGCGATGAATTCTTGTGTGCTTGAAAACCAAGCGCCGCTAACTCTGCTATAGCATATGCTTTTGATTACGGCTTATGTAGCCTGACAATGTTTCAAGCAAACGATTCCAGAGGTCCTACGATTCTTCAACACTCTGTACTAGATCGTACCATATTATTTTGAGTGTCCTCACATAAGACGCCACTCACAACACCGAGCTATACAATGGTTCATCAGGAAGGCAGCTACATCAGCTTATTACACACAGACTTAGCAACCTCCTTCAAGCGTCACAGGTAGCATGACACCTCTCAAGCTCTGTTTAGTGCGTCACTGCACTTTTCAGAAACTTCTCTTCTACTGAAGACAACAACAAACATAAAAACTCTCGACAAATCATTATCACTACATTTGAATACTTGGTGGTTACAACTCTGTGTTTGTAGAGCTGATCAGAAGTGCTATTTAGGCTACATTTGTATCGTCCATGTTTACTATTCCCCGCTCCCCCTAAGCTAAAGTGTATCTGCTTAGCTGCCCAGCGCTACTCTGTTAGTGCTACTCTCCTATTAGGAGAGTAGGAGAGGACATGCACCTGAACACACCATAATCAAATTGTGGCTCTCCTATTATTTAACCCTGTTTCGTATGTGCGTTGAGAAACATTTTATTCTAGTGTGTTCAGGTGCATGTCCTCTCCTAATAAACTGATTTATACCATACAAAGAAAAACTGCTTGTATAGAACAATTATTTGCGGTGCTTCTTCTCCAAAAGTAACATCACATCATATTGTGCTCCATTCATAAGTTCATACATTACACCTTCAACAAAAAGTCATTGTTCTCATTTTCACACTACAAACATCATAGGTCAAAATACGGAAAGACACTTAAAAAGTTCTGTTGTCACGGACATATTCTTACTACACATACTTCCTTCCATGCTAATTGAACACAAAACTTCAGTTGATGTCCACAATCTCCCAGACAGGATTGCAGTTGTGCCTGCCCAGAAGTTCTTAATCTTCGGCCCATACGAAATCTACCGGTGACCTGCTGCTAACAGACTCTCTGCAATccattgggccttgtttagtttcttataaattttacaaaattttttagattttctatcacatcgaatcttggcacatgtatgaaacattaaatgtagattaaacaaataactaattatatagtttgcctataatttgcaagatgaatcttttaagcctagttagtccatgattgaacaatatttatcaaatataaacgaaagtgctacagtgtctattttgcaaattttt encodes:
- the LOC8054479 gene encoding proliferating cell nuclear antigen, whose amino-acid sequence is MLELRLVQATLLKNVLEALSVSDLFSEANFEFSGTGLELQAMDTSRVALVALLLRADAFNHYRCDSDLSMGLNLADMAKVFRCANNDDILTIKTEDGWPDSVIFMFESPKVGEISYFDFDFDFDFDFDYVGINGVPLEIPESPESYQAIVRMPSAKFMRICKKLISVGDREDRDTVVIISMDNERVDFFTRGKAGTSTIFCTVGKSKEPILIEMKEKVSLTFDLRYVNSFSKVSTLSDQVTISLSSELPAVFEYKIVEMGYIRYYMMPRIEMQNEGDEMQNEGDEMQN